tcttctgCAACTTTTGACATTAAGATCCTCTCAGAAAATTCCCGTGGTTAAAGCTGGAAGACGACCTGGTGATGCTGAAATTTTATATGCATCTACCAGAAAAGCAGAGAAGGAGCTAAAGTGGAAGTACGTAATTGCCTGAGTTGCTGTAGATAAGATTTTATTTCTTTACATCTTAGCCACCAGTATTTTAATTCAACAATGAATGTGCCATTGCAGGGCAAAGTACGGCATCGAGGAAATGTGTCGGGATCAATGGAACTGGGCGAAAAAGAACCCTTGGGGATACGGATCACCTGACTCCACCTCCTGAAGGAGCACTACTTTCCAGAGTTCTTCCATACAGAAAGAAAGACCACCATATGTTGATTTCGAGACATGAATccaaattctgatggattttaccaATAAATATGCTTCCATAGTTGAAGAGACATTATAGTCAACGGTGTGTTTTTGGTACCATTAGGTCAGGGTATTCACATGCCCTTCATGTTCATATATATTTGATAAAGCAACTTCACAAGGTATATTTTCAGTCCAAAACATCTTACACTTTGAACATTCTTAAACTTGATCATAGTGTTTCCCATTCTTGTTCCGTTTTGTGTCAGTTGATCTGAGgagacaaacttgtttcatatgtTCTGctcaatacatacatatatatatatgtggtttAGAGATCCAGATGTTTATTAAGtaggggcgtcgctgcctcccatGCCCACAGCGTTATTCATCGCACCGGCAGCCCCTTGTGCCATGTTCCTCATTTGATCCCCCAGTCTGCACTCACTCGATTCCTCAAGGCAAAGTGTAGAGAGAATTCACAGATGGATAAACGACTGCAAAATGAATAGAACAGATGCTTCGTTCATCGTCTCATCCTTCTTCGGCTGCACACAAAAAGAGGAAGAGTAGAACCAACTGCAGTCTGCGAATGACGGTGGTCTTTAACTTTCACGCACAGAGGCCTTGCATGTCTGTGCTCTCACCTGAGCTTGGCCTGCGGCTTGCCCCAGCTGATCCATTTCCCCTCGGTTGCTTCCTCGATCTGGCTATCGAATCACACTCAGATGCAACGATGCGTGGAGGAGGACCGCAGACCGGTGTTTATAGAGCGGCGAATCCACTTCCGGCGTCGGCGGTTGCGGGAACAGGCGAAGGAGGAGTGTACACGCGCCATGCATGCGTGCATGGGGGTCGCCGAGGCATTTGACGAGGCTCACCCTCGGCTGACGATGATCTGCTTCATCATAGGAGAAAGAAACTGTTGCTCCTCTCACCGCCTGTCATCTGTTGAGACCATGGCCTACCGATGATCATGTTCAAGGCGTGGTGTTCTTGATCAGATTCAATTATCCGGATGCAGCTTGACTTCCATCTCTGGGCAATCGTAATTGCAACTCGCAATAGAACCCCTGACGAATATACTGTACATCTCAGATGATCAACAAATCATATAAAGATTCTGCCATTCGATCTTTCAGCTTTCATAAGTTGGGACCGGACTCCTGGGGATGACGCGCATTTCGATGCAGGATCTGTAGTTCCGTATGTTCCTGATGCAGTAACAGAGTCCCCTGTAGTTCCGTATGTTCCTCTCCCGTGACCTCTTCGAGTCTTCCCTGCAAAGGTCAGAAAAGCTGAAGCAGATGGGGAATCTCACAGTGTGATTTGTGCTCTGATGTGAAGGATATGTTCTTGGTTCTTTGCTCACCACTTCACAACAATCATGTCCATCATTTCCCTAATGCAATAGATGTGACTCTACCTAAATCGGATGCGGCCACGACGATTGACGCGTGATGGATCACACATCACGTACTTGGCTGGACATGGCTTCCATGCGCCCACTGGTAGTAATCTGGCGGCACTCTGCATAAAAAGGAGGGGAAGAAGACACGCAGCACCACCAAAACCAGTTCCAAGAAGAGGACCAGGAGAACAGAAAGAAACAGTATGCAGTGAGACAAGGAAACAGAGCAAGATTTGGCAGTTGACGCATCTGAGTACTCTCGAGGAGAAGACTGGTGATTCGATTCAACATGAAGAAAACTGTCTTGATTGGACGACTGATACGTATTTCTTGTCCTCTACTTTCTTTCGGTGGAAATGCAATGTGTTTGATTTGATCGAGACACTGAACATGAATTCAATTTACTACATTTTTGCATGACAGAATGACTACTTTTCGTTTAAGGTTAGAAACTTGCACCTACTAGAACTCCATGAACCATCACAATGCACTTTATGTGTTTGATGAAATTGCTGTACGCCATGTTGTAGTTTGATGTTCTACGTCCATATACAAGCTGAACTATATCGATCTCTCAACTTGTAGAATTATGCTTTATTTTGGACCGAATTCTGATTGCTCTCAACTTGAGTCATTGCCTAACCCAACATACCCTGCAACTTAGCTTCCCTGCATCTCTATTTTTTCCTCATCACTGTGACCAACACTCATCCATGTTATGATATGCTTTTCCTCCAAAAGATAGCAACATGTTCCTAACTCGAGCTGTAGCATGGCATTTCACTTGGAGATGGCATGATCCCTGGCTTGTCTCGGTTTGCCTACTGGTATTTATTTTATAGAACATGACACTAAAAATTCACTGCTTGATCAATTTATTGCAATATCGAATATATATGTAAATCGAAAAGTAAAGATCATACAAAATCTCAGTGACTATAGGCACCACCTGAAACTAATAATGCAGCACCTGTATGATCATAATGTGGGGCCTCAATGCCTAAGAATAGAGTTCATATTTAATCGATGTCGGCTATGTGCCCACTAGATTGGGCGACATCACAGTGTTCTATCCTTTCACGAATATGATCTTCTGATGCTGTAAACACTGGTTGGATTCaccttccattttttttttcctttttcatgcTCAGCATTTCTTCCTTGAGCCAAAGGAGTGGTACTCTTACTCACAGCATTTGGTCAGAGCTGCTTCCGGAGACACCTTGGCTGAGATGGTTGTTGCAGAGAGAAGTGGTGGAAGGGAAGACAAAGGAGTTGAGGGAAGAATGGGGATGGGTCCTAAAAAGCCTGCAGTAAAGGTAAGGCTTACACCTCCTCCCTCAATCCCAACCTCTTTGGATTTTCTCCCACATGGCCCCTCTTTTCTGCTTCGTCTTTCTTCCCGTTGTCTCTCCTCCTCTATACCTTTCTTCTAACATCTCCATTATTGATGAGCTACGTACCTCTCAGCTTTTAACCTCTGCTCGGACTTACCTTCAAATGGTTGCCTTTCCCTGCTATGGATCGCTTTGTTGTGCATGTTTTGTCTTACAAAAGGAGTTTCTTTAAATCTCCCATCTTTAACTTCTGGTTAGATTTTGTGGGCCGGGTGAATAGAAGGGAGAGCCCGTGATTCATCTGATGGTTTTGTACggtttctcaagttttacataagAAGAATAAGTTGTAGCACTTCCCTTTCTATTCTGCTGTAAAAGTGAGGAGGGTATGATTGGTTTGGTCTCAAGCTTTACGGGAAAGTGCTTGTTCTTTGCAAAATAAGATTTAAGTTTACTAGTATCGACcttttgatttatttcattttattAGACCAGTCATTCGAAGTAAAAACTCGTGCCCAAGTCTCGTACTTGCCTATGGAAATATACTGTTATGAAATACCCTAGTTGATCAATcaaacagagaatacaacttggTGCAGTGTTTCCTTTGGCCTTTTTCCTAATGCATCAGTGAATCTTTTTCTGCTTCGGTCCCCTTCCTTTGGTTTTTCGAGGTGTATGGTGAAACAATTATCTGAACACTCTGAAACAAGAAAAGCCAACTCCTGGTCTCTATTTATATGAGTTGTGTCGATCGGCCCAATGAAGTAGCTATCGATTGATTCATGTTTACTTTTACTTTGTAAGATGATTCACTCCTATAGACCTTTTTATTGGATTTCTCCCTTTTCCTTCTTTAGTTAGAGAATGGTTCCCTTGGTTTGTATTTATGGAATCTAAATGGATTAAATGTGCCAATCTAATTTAGTCTTCCGCTTCTCTTATTCTGCTCAGGATCTGCGAAGAAATTGGTTGTGCCTTACCATTAGGCAGCAGGCTAATGCACTTCATATGCATAAGGGAGGTCAGTTCCTTGAGTTAAATCTTGAATCCACATGAAGTTCTCATTAATGACTTAAATATCATCATGtatgaatattttctttaaaattttgatatcctAGCCGACTAGTTCTTTGTGCTGCATTTATCGTAAAAGGGTTATGTCCAATTGGATCATTTTCTTTCATTTGTTATTTCACAATAGCTTTCTCAATCCTTCTGTTGAAGTATTTTCTTCTCAAACTTGTTGCAAGCTCTTTAAATATTCAGTCAGCCATATATCTTTGAGTGTTGTGTTTGTTTCCTATCTATTATCATATGTGCTGCCTCCATGTTGTTGTTGCTTCTTTACTGCATTGAATGCATATGTTGAACTTAGATGTGCGAAAAGTTACATAatgccatcttttttttttttttttttcaaatttttacAGAATACTATCGGTACATCCTTGCTTCCTTTCCCCAGAAAGAAaaacaatatacatatatacatggttGTCACAGGCACCACTTGTTACTTAAAGTAGTTGATTCCTTCAACATCTCATGTCCTTTAAAGGATAACGTTTTGTATCACTAGCTTACCAGTCAACCAAAGTTACCATTCCTTCACTAGTCTTTCATGATTTGGAAAATTGTGTTGAGGCTTATGATTTCCTTAGCAATCTGCAGATTCCAAGAGCAAGATTTGCTTGGGCCAACTCTGGCACTATTTTTAGTGTGAATATGCTGCCAACTAGTGGCTAATAATAGTGATGCATGGCACGGTTGGGTTATGTTGTTTATTGGAAGGATATATATGCCTATGCCTGTGGGAGGTGTTGAATGATAAGGTGGACCATTTTAATTCTCATCATATACCATTCTGTCTTTGAATGGGTTGACATAGATATTGGTTCAGAGAAACAGTCTATTAAAACCAAGAGCCATCTTGTTTATACAAAACAAAATTGTTCTTTTGTTTCCCTTCTTTTTTGTGTTTTGGTGTAACTTTGGTCCCTTGAatcctagaatggtatgttgtggtacatctatatatttattttttttgctgGTATATTTGGTATTGTCATTAGCTAAGGTTTTTCCAAGTCACAGATTTGCATGCCTTGTTTGGCCCAAAACTCTTTGCTGTTTTTATATTGTATCTGTACCAGAGCATTGTTCTAGATCCATTAATACCATGACGACGAGTTATAGCTTGACTTGATGCAAATATCTTTCAGATTCTATGTTTTTACTAATTTTTATGTCTGGTATTAACAACTTTAAGTTCTTACAGCTCTATGTCATAGAGCATTGAACCTTGAATCATAATCTCGCACTAAATGGAAGGATTATTATGAAAGAGTTGCAGAGTAATGCCTATATCCAGTATTATGTAACGAGAAGCACAAATGATCCAAGTCTTGGCATAACATGGGTTCTGGTAATGAGACTAGAGATGAGAATTAGGTATTGCTGAACCAAGTTTTATATCAATAGGCTCCTGCTGGTTGTGTTTAAGCACTCTGCAATTTTTAAGCTTCCTGTTAGATGGAGAAAGATATTCTGAATTCTGGCTTATCAATGACAGATCATAATCATGTTTCGATGGACACAATCGCATCACTCTTTTTTTCAGGCTCAACAAGTCAGCCAGGTATCAAAGATCAAAACTTCCATGAACAGAGAATGAGTGGCAATACTTTGTTTCCATCACTGCAGGAAGAAAGCCAGAACAATGTTTCTCCAGCATACTATGGTGGTTTTTTGACACCGGTTGGATATGCTACCATTGATGACTATGTGGGGAAGAACGAACTTGAGGAGCAAACTGAAGTGCCTCTGCTATCATCTATGCCACTTCAGTACAATGTGGCTGACACAAATGGCTTAGAGGAAGATTTTTTGACTGTCAATCTCTCTTCCTCTGCATCATTTCCATTGCAAGAGATGAAAATTTCTATGCCCAGAAACAATTTCAACGTTTTGGCCATGCAAAATGTTACTGAAGTTCTAGCATCCAAAACTGGCGGTAGCTTGAATAAGCAATTTGACTATGTAAGGTATTCTGATGAAACTCTTAAACATCAGGTTCCTTCTTCTACAACAAGCATAGTTCATCCTTCTTGTTATATCAAGGAATTCTCAAAGCCTGAGTTGTGTTCGGATATACTTACTCCAAAATTTCTTAGTTACTACACTCCCTCTAATGAATTGTCTCTTAGTCTTGGCTCCTCCAGACCTTCTATGAGCAAAATGCTAGATATCTCTGACCAGTTCTCAGAAATTAATTGCTCTGGAATAGATCAGGTGCCACCAAAGAACAGTAGATACTGTTCTGATGAGTTAGGAGAATACTCTCTTGTCGTCAATTCTTTGCATGATGTGCAGTTGCGAACTGGAACTGAGCTAGGAAATGATCAACACTGCCCTGGCATTCAGGAGTTCTCTGCATGCAGTGGTCCTGTTAATCTGTATGGGATACTGACATCAAGATATTTTAGTGTGACTCAACAAATACTCTCTGAGGTTTCGAGCTATATCCAGTTAGATGAATCACTGAGTGGGATTTC
The DNA window shown above is from Musa acuminata AAA Group cultivar baxijiao chromosome BXJ2-4, Cavendish_Baxijiao_AAA, whole genome shotgun sequence and carries:
- the LOC135609449 gene encoding homeobox protein ATH1-like; amino-acid sequence: MEKDILNSGLSMTDHNHVSMDTIASLFFSGSTSQPGIKDQNFHEQRMSGNTLFPSLQEESQNNVSPAYYGGFLTPVGYATIDDYVGKNELEEQTEVPLLSSMPLQYNVADTNGLEEDFLTVNLSSSASFPLQEMKISMPRNNFNVLAMQNVTEVLASKTGGSLNKQFDYVRYSDETLKHQVPSSTTSIVHPSCYIKEFSKPELCSDILTPKFLSYYTPSNELSLSLGSSRPSMSKMLDISDQFSEINCSGIDQVPPKNSRYCSDELGEYSLVVNSLHDVQLRTGTELGNDQHCPGIQEFSACSGPVNLYGILTSRYFSVTQQILSEVSSYIQLDESLSGISFSSSCSSERGLVITRSMDFQSSFGDIDSQDHVEKLQALETTREKSQLLTMLQLVDLKYKQCLEEVNGVISLYDDATKSAVPQFSSGFALHTISMLYKNLRERITRSILLVNQQSERKEGRVRAIESSFLQRHWALQQVRRNDWRPKRGLPEKSVSVLRAWMFQNFTHPYPSDGEKNLLALRSGLTRSQVSNWFINARVRLWKPMIEEMYLELGKRNGGEDGAEEECRSHETTKVRESS